The genomic DNA AGGAGGCTACGGAGGAGGTTACGGAGGTGGCTACGGAGGTGGCTACGGAGGAGGTTTGGGTGGCGGTTTGGGCGGCGGCCTGGGCGGCGGCGAGCAGATATCCGCGGAACACATCCAGGCAGTCACGGTCACAAAGACCGTTCACGTTCCTGAACCGTATCCAGTCGAGGTCCCAAAACACGTCCCCTATCCTGTCAAAGTACCGATTAAAGTACCTATTGACAAGCCCTATCCCGTCCATGTACCCCAACCTTACCCAGTGACCGTCGAAAAACACGTACCTTATCCAGTCGAGAAGCCAGTACCTTACCCTGTCAAGGTACCCGTCAAGGTACCAATCAAGGTGCCTTACCCGGTCAAGGTACCAGTCAAGGTGCCAGTTACGATTTCAAAACCAGTGCCCTACCCCGTTAAGGTGCCCTTGTACGTGAAGGAAGCTGTACCAGTTTACGTGAAAGAGCACGGATTCGGCGGTGGAATCGGCGGTGGATACGGTGGTGGATACGGTGGATTGGAGGGTGGAATCGAGTTAGGTGGACACGAGTTCGGTGGTTACGGACATCACTGAAGGAAAGACTTCGTCTCGAAAGAGAATCGAAGTCTTTGACCTTGCGCGTCTTGTTCAATGATCGCTACCAGACACGACAACCGATTTCATGAAATCGGTATTCATCACGATCGTCAGATCGTTTCACGTTCGTACGCGAACACCGCGATCGAAGAACAAGCGCGCTGCTCGTAGTAGACGTCAGTCGAATGTACCAATTATTGTATTCACTCCGTGATCCtgaattgtattgtattatatgtTTTTTATGAACGAATAAagcgatatttttttatacataacAAAACGATTACGTAACCTTGGGAGACACGAGATTGCGCTGAGAGGAAGAGAATCGTGTGCTGACGCGATTACGCGAACGCGAGGAATCGCATCGAGACTTTCACCGGTTAAAGTTACGAGATACACCTGTTCTACCGCAAGCAAAGTGTTAGAGGGAGAAGGATGCGGACGATTTGTACGCTCGTTAAGGTAAATGGTAAAACGTGAAAATTAATAGCCGAGAGGAAAATTGACATTTGGTTGCGTGAAAATCTATGCTGCCAAGTTTCGCGATGCCATTCTCTTTGTGCAATCTCGACGTTTTCGTCATACCTTCCTCTTCGATCATCCGCGCTATTCCATTCAAAGTAGAAAATGACGAAGTAAAAAATTTCCTTTCTAACGGCGAACTTCGATGAACAaattaaaatcataattttgCGCGATCGCGAGGCGAGGTTTCATTTCCGCATGAAATGTTCGTTTCTCCTCCGCGCGCACGCTAATCTGATAGCAGCTATGTAGAAACCGAAAGTGACTCCGGACGTATGAACCGATTTTAAAATCTAGGAAAGTGGGTTACGTCGAAAGTGCAACTTGAGTATGTTACGTGTGCACGGAATCAGAGAAGCGTGTCTGTACGTGTACGCGACCACGATTCAGGTGTCGCCAATTCGTCAGATACGAGGAGTCGTGCTTGCGACAATTTCGAACCATTCACGAAAATATCCTGTACGAATATCTAGTGTGTCGACCTTGTCCAACGATCAAGGTAAATTGCATCGATGCGGCACGGTTACATTTTGACAAAATCATCGTACCGTGAATCGGTTGATCGTGTCTGATTGGTAAAACCAATAGCAGCTGATTATACACGGTTCGACTTACTACATACACTGCGAACAAAAAGTCGAACCATAATTGGTTAACCTGGGTACAAAGTAGTTCACGAATAACACTGAATTCCCGATGAAATGGAACGTGAAAAGGGAAAGGCTATTGCACGTTCCTTTTTAAACAGGTAATTTATAATCCGCGATGAAACTGGAGTTTGTAGCTGTTTGATAATCGGCGGGTCGTTAAGATATAATAACCA from Osmia lignaria lignaria isolate PbOS001 chromosome 15, iyOsmLign1, whole genome shotgun sequence includes the following:
- the LOC117612032 gene encoding uncharacterized protein LOC117612032 — protein: MNSTEKLKILLFCGLVLSALAEETKKPAESEKVQPKEEKTKRGLELSLGDHGGFGGGYGGGYGGGYGGGYGGGLGGGLGGGLGGGEQISAEHIQAVTVTKTVHVPEPYPVEVPKHVPYPVKVPIKVPIDKPYPVHVPQPYPVTVEKHVPYPVEKPVPYPVKVPVKVPIKVPYPVKVPVKVPVTISKPVPYPVKVPLYVKEAVPVYVKEHGFGGGIGGGYGGGYGGLEGGIELGGHEFGGYGHH